A region of the Octopus bimaculoides isolate UCB-OBI-ISO-001 chromosome 15, ASM119413v2, whole genome shotgun sequence genome:
TATGTTGAACAGAAGAGAGAAGATAATAGGGGTTTTGGTAGTATTGGAAGGAGCATTTTTTTTACAGGTATTTGGTAAGTATCCAAGCCATTGGCCCTACAATAACACTGCTTCCCCAAAGGTTATACTTAATCTAGACTAGACACatcatttttgataattttcagtCTGGTCTATTTCAACACTCTTGTCTGCTTTCTATTCTTGTACCAAAGACAAGTGACCATTCTTGCATTGCAGCCTTGAATTATTCATATAATTCACATGACCGTACCAGTGGAATTACTGTTTCTTACTTAATTTAGAAACAGCTGGCTGGCAAAACTAGTTCATCAAATGTGATGTTTTTGCAGATGATTAATCTACAATGCTCGCAAGATGTGCCAACTTTGAAAAACTTCCAATAGATCCAATTATCCCATATGGATAATTTATTGTGTGATTTTTACGCTgatattaattattgaaattattatagaCTGAAGTGGGTCTCATAGGGCACAAgcattgtgtttatatatcatttcttatttctttattgcccacaaggggctaaacatagagggattaagtcgatttcatcaaccccagtgcgtaactggtacttaatttattgaccccgaaaggatgaaaggcaaagtcgacctcagcgggatttgaactcagaacgtgatggcagacgaaataccgctaaacatttcgcctggtgtgctaacatttctgccagcttgctgccttgtttATGTATCATTTCTAGAGGAAGACAGTCTGTAGAACTCATGCTTATGGGATTCTTAAGAAATGGCTAAGTGGGTATGCTTCTGGACTACAAACTTGTAACCCTTTAAGATTTAGATAACTCTGTCAAATATGTAAAACTCACTTATtcacattttgaaaaattaatcgcgtattatcttgtagcttagaGATATCaaagatatgattgtttatttttagaatgacattgcagggtaggtgtgagatgctgaacatggccagtttgaatataaaacaggaataatatttggactggatatggtcagtttaaatgctaaaggcttaagttttgagttcaaccccttagcattcaaaccggccatacCTGGCCaaactattctacctgtttcatgttaaaactggtcagatctggcctctcacacctaccctacaatgtctttctaaaaaataaacaaacacatcatcaaaatattaaagctgcaagacaatgcatgattaattcaaagcaatgtgaataaataagcattacatttgatagaaaaatctgaatgctaaaaagttaaatcTAAAAAGTTAACTTGGACCTACACTAACAGTACCCCTACTGTAATGCCAACCAGTTATTTTATTCTCCTACTCTACATTAACATTACTCAATTACTGGTGATTCCATCCCTACACTAACAATATCCAGTTACCTGTATCCCACCACATCTATACTGATGTCACCAAAATAATTTGAGTTatgatttttcaaatttctatttATCTCTTCCCAGCGCTGTTTTGATTTACCAAATCTTGACACTCTTGACAAAGATGAACTGATAGACATTTACAACAGATACTTACTTCCTCTGCCTCAGAGAAAGTACCGTTCCAATTGCCGAGGTGTATTGATGACCAACAAACAGATTCTGTTAGCAAAGAGGTCAAAATCTACTGCAAACGAAGTTTCTAAAAAGTGAGTTATTTTTCATACTCTCATTCTTAAATCATCATGCATGTTTTTCTCAAGTCTCTGGGACTTTGGTACTCATTCTGTGAGTTTCGTTTGCCAATTGGCAGATGTTGGGgcagatacaaacacaaagagatacacacacacagctaacaCTGGTTTTAAAGCAGTGtggatagacacacacaaacacagacttgcacatacacacacacacacacacttgataaaAGCTCACTTAATgtaacaaatattaaaagaatctGTAAACatacctgtgcaggtggcatgtaaaaagcagccaccacactcttggagtggttggtgttaggaagggcatccagctgtagacacgttgctagatcagattggagactggtgcagccttctagcttgccagtcctcagtcaaaccgtccaacccatgctagcatggaaagtgtgcgttaaatgatgatctcacccccaccccccaacacacatatcatcatcatcttcatttagaTTTTGcatccttgctggcatgggttggacggtttaagcAGGGTTGGTAAGCTGTGGGGcttcaccagactccagtttgatttggcatggtttctatggctggatgcccttcctaacaccaaccactgtgaGAGtttaatgagtgcttttacatgccaccggcatgagtgccagttgcatgacaccagtatctgccatgactgcaatttcacttgacctgatgggtcttctcaagcacggtataatcttttctactctaggcacaaggcctgaaattttgggggaaggggccaattgagtagattgaccccagtatgtaactagtacttaatttatagacagtttctgtctaccaaattcattcacaaactttggtcagcctgaggttattgTAGAGGATGCTTGCTGAAGATGCCATATTGTGAGagtgaacgcagaaccatgtggttgggaagcaaacctcctaccacacagccacgcctgtggttgggaagcaaacctcctaccacacagccacgcctgtgtttGTGataacaaaagatgaaaggcaaagtcgaccttggcagaatttgaactcagaacgtaaagacagacggaataccactaagcatttcgcccggcatgctaacgtttctgccagctcgccgtcttaagcacaatataatgccaaaggtctcagttattTGGCATTGCCTCtttgaggcccaacactcgaaaggtgctttctACATGTCACTAGCACGGGTGCTAGTTATGCGACACAGGCGTTGGCCATATTGtctccatgatatatatatatatatatatatatatacacacatgtatatgcacacacacacacacacacacacacacacacacacacacacacacacacacacactatgggtttccacacagtttctgtccaccaaattcactcataaggcattagttggcctgtgactatagtagaagatacttgcccaaggtactgcacagtggaattgaacctgaaatcatgttgTTGCGAAGTgaacttgagggagatttggctgctgtttctaacaagttGAGTGGCCATGAGAGGCTTTCTAGTTTACATGCACATAATAGGTTTGATGATGTAGGAAAGGACTCTTGCTTgcaggaaatattttatttgaaataattaaaagagacGTTTGTATTCATTGCAGTTCTGCAGACGTCCAAGAGAAACCTATGCCACGTTTTATGTCTTCATATAATCCATCGACTGAGTCAACGACACATGTGAAGCCACCAGTTTCATGCATAAATTTTGATAGGAAAACGATCAGGTTAAATTCTCGTAGCGGTTCTTTGTCTGTGGACAATGGTCAGTCCACTGTTTGTGAGCGAGTGGCCATCACACCGGATTCACAGGACAAAGACTGTACTAAGGAATCAAGCAATAAAAATAACCACTGTACTCATGAGAAATCGTTAGAAGAAAATTTGTCACCGGAAGCAGCAACAAAGAGACCATCAGAAAACAATGTAAGTCtaaaatatctattatttctTATCTCTTTCATTGCAtccatttatcatcatcgtcgtagctgtggccagtgccccctgactggctcctgttctGGTGACACGTTAAATGCAtcatccaaatgtggttgatgccaggatgcctgactggctcccgtgccagtggcatgtaaaaagcaccatctgaacatggctggTGTCaatacccactgactggctcctgtactggtggcatgtaaaaagcactatccgaacgtgatcaATGCTAGGgctgcctgactgactcctgtgccgcTGGTCTGTAAAacgcaccat
Encoded here:
- the LOC106876871 gene encoding ashwin; this encodes MAADKMQSSEIDWNYPNLFTKERLLKVIKSRCFDLPNLDTLDKDELIDIYNRYLLPLPQRKYRSNCRGVLMTNKQILLAKRSKSTANEVSKNSADVQEKPMPRFMSSYNPSTESTTHVKPPVSCINFDRKTIRLNSRSGSLSVDNGQSTVCERVAITPDSQDKDCTKESSNKNNHCTHEKSLEENLSPEAATKRPSENNVHDESDVPEKKKKIIPRITWP